The Leucobacter viscericola sequence CACCGCCAAAACGATTCTTGCTCGTAGCGTAGCGCGGTCTCCTCAGGCAGATGTTCCCGAGGAAAACTGGCTATTCAAAGAGCGCCTGCGCGAGAAACTCGCCCTTCTTCACACCACCCGGCACAGCCCACAGGCCGGAGCCAACGTGCCGGATGTATTCGTTCAGCAGGTCCGGCTTCAGCGACTTCTGCACCCGCACAAACGCCGCCGGGTCGCTCTGGAACGAGATGAAGAACAGCCCGCCGCCCATCTGGCCGAGTGGGTTCGAACCATCGACGAAGTTGTAGCCCCGGCGCAAGATCCGCGTTCCCTCGTTGTTATCGGGGTGCGCGAGCCGCACGTGGGCCGCCACGTCGATCGCCGGGTCGCCGGACTGCTGCTGCGCGGAGAAATCCGGCTGATCAAACTCGGCGCCGCCCGAGAGTGGGGCCCCGCTGCGCTTGGTGCGCCCAAACACACGTTCCTGCTCCCTGAGCGAGCTACGATCCCAAGATTCAAGCGTCATTAAGATCTTGCGCGCAACGAGATAGCTGCCGCCACGCAGCCACTCGGGCGCGTTATCCCCCACCCAAACATGTTGAGAAAGTGCCTTGGTCTCCTCCGACATTATGTTCATCGTGCCGTCTTTGAAGCCGAACAAGTTGCGGGGTGTGTCTTGCGAGCGCGAAGTTGACGAGGTGCGCCCGAATCCGAGCTGACTCCACACGAGATGAGCTCGGCCGATGGCGATGCGACTCAGGTTACGGATCGCGTGCACGGCAATCTGAGGATCGTCAGCACACGCCTGCACACACAGGTCTCCCCCGCTCTGGGTTCCCTCGAGCAGGTCGAACGCGAAGTTTGGCAGTGGCTCAAACTGCTTCGGTAACTGGTGTTTGATGCCGAATGGATCGGTCGTGCCATCTTCGCCAACAAAAAGGGCATGACCGAGACCAAACGTGAGGGTGAGATGGCCGGCATGGAGGCCCTCCGCCTCGCCGGTATCGTCGGGCGGCAGGTAGGAGTTATCGGGTTCGAGACCCGAGCCAAGTTCTTCGCCGCGCGTGAGCTTCGCGGCGGCGGCGGTCCAGTCTTTGAATAGCGCGATGAGGTCATCCCTGGTCGCGCCCTCAACCATTCGAAACGATGCGAAGTGCAGCCGATCCTGCGCGGGCGTCGTGATCCCGGCCTGGTGGGCACCGTAGAAGGTAACGATTCCATCGTCGGAGTCGGCAGCAGCATCGTCTGCCGCCGCACCCTTTGCGAGCACCGACGCGATCCCAGCACCGCCCACGCCGCCAATGGCGAGGCCAGCCACGCCGGCGCCAACCAGCCCTAGTAAGCCGCGCCGCGTTGGAGCATCGGGTGGCACACTTGATTCTTTCTCGGGCATGGGGTGCCTACTGCTGAACGACGGCCGCGGTCAACCGCGACATTGGCTCACTGAGGGCGTTGAGCTTGGCAGCGAGTTCGCTCCGCTGCGCAGCGTCAACGGTGTCGTAGGATACGAATCCGGCCTTGTAAGAACCGTAGGTATCGAGCAGTTTGAACATGTCAGCGAAT is a genomic window containing:
- the efeB gene encoding iron uptake transporter deferrochelatase/peroxidase subunit yields the protein MPEKESSVPPDAPTRRGLLGLVGAGVAGLAIGGVGGAGIASVLAKGAAADDAAADSDDGIVTFYGAHQAGITTPAQDRLHFASFRMVEGATRDDLIALFKDWTAAAAKLTRGEELGSGLEPDNSYLPPDDTGEAEGLHAGHLTLTFGLGHALFVGEDGTTDPFGIKHQLPKQFEPLPNFAFDLLEGTQSGGDLCVQACADDPQIAVHAIRNLSRIAIGRAHLVWSQLGFGRTSSTSRSQDTPRNLFGFKDGTMNIMSEETKALSQHVWVGDNAPEWLRGGSYLVARKILMTLESWDRSSLREQERVFGRTKRSGAPLSGGAEFDQPDFSAQQQSGDPAIDVAAHVRLAHPDNNEGTRILRRGYNFVDGSNPLGQMGGGLFFISFQSDPAAFVRVQKSLKPDLLNEYIRHVGSGLWAVPGGVKKGEFLAQALFE